One genomic window of Gossypium hirsutum isolate 1008001.06 chromosome D11, Gossypium_hirsutum_v2.1, whole genome shotgun sequence includes the following:
- the LOC121223082 gene encoding putative lysine-specific demethylase JMJ16, with translation MRKMKMINSNVKGWQAIGFNVEALQYNNIKFQVSIIRIGMELVRVCLEEKNDDISSVPPGFEPRALFTLKSEAHDTKRHERDNLICCSASTRAILVEKGTGLANDESSKITRSMSMRRRPWINYGQYGNSSEDEPDHGKLNQLNKRIGQASKVSDNEVEQVLKQVTARWRPEEACRPDIEDVPVFYPTDEEFEDTLKYIASIRPRAEQYGICRIVPPSSKMNKECDTILVNEESYLWHHSACELQCL, from the exons atgagaaaaatgaagatgATAAATAGCAATGTAAAAGGTTGGCAAG CGATTGGGTTTAATGTAGAGGCTCTACAATACAACAACATCAAGTTTCAAGTTTCAA TAATACGGATAGGGATGGAACTTGTGAGAGTTTGTCTTGAAGAAAAGAATGATGATATTTCATCAGTTCCACCAGGTTTCGAGCCTCGTGCATTGTTTACCTTAAAGAGTGAGGCACATGATACTAAAAGACATGAGCGTGATAATTTGATCTGTTGTTCAGCCTCTACTAGAGCCATTCTAGTTGAAAAGGGAACTGGGTTGGCCAATGATGAAAGTTCAAAGATTACAAGGTCAATGTCTATGAGGCGTCGACCTTGGATAAACTATGGTCAATATGGTAACAGTTCAGAAGATGAACCCGATCATGGAAAGCTCAATCAA TTGAACAAGAGAATAGGACAAGCAAGCAAAGTTTCCGATAATGAAGTGGAACAAGTGTTGAAACAGGTGACTGCAAGATGGCGTCCAGAAGAGGCATGTCGGCCAGATATTGAGGATGTACCTGTGTTCTACCCAACAGACGAG GAGTTTGAAGATACTTTGAAGTATATAGCCAGCATACGACCAAGAGCAGAACAATATGGAATCTGTCGCATTGTTCCTCCATCTTCTAAAATGAACAAAGAATGTGATACGATACTTGTTAATGAAGAATCCTACTTATGGCATCATAGTGCTTGTGAATTACAGTGTTTATAG